One region of Alcanivorax sediminis genomic DNA includes:
- a CDS encoding type 1 periplasmic-binding domain-containing protein, translated as MKAQHGCWFLLLWLLSSAQPLFASEPLRVHVQAAEGPFKSGFVNALQAGDPNIRIAPSGEHAELIVALGDEAFSRASRHDKPVLGVFVSRRLEEKLRRKGCHCAAIWAGVALNDQLAMLQLMMPVAAKVGVIIGKNSAWSEGSVKDYGGRLGLTLFRIDKPEELGRVLREELGALDALVLPVDEGLFGPDSAKLVLLTSYRQRRPVFGPEQSYVHAGSAASLFASGGDLVSETLIQLDSFRARHRFRRSGFVHTPSVIVNEHVANSFDMRFHDSEALREALEVMP; from the coding sequence ATGAAAGCTCAACATGGATGTTGGTTTTTGCTTCTCTGGCTATTGTCGTCAGCGCAGCCGCTGTTTGCCAGCGAACCCTTGAGGGTCCATGTTCAGGCAGCGGAGGGGCCTTTCAAGAGCGGTTTTGTGAATGCCTTGCAGGCGGGGGATCCGAATATTCGCATTGCGCCCTCCGGCGAACATGCTGAATTGATTGTGGCCCTGGGGGATGAGGCATTCTCTCGTGCTTCCCGTCATGACAAGCCCGTACTGGGTGTGTTTGTGAGTCGGCGCCTGGAGGAAAAATTGCGCCGCAAAGGCTGCCATTGTGCCGCGATCTGGGCGGGGGTCGCCCTGAACGACCAGTTGGCCATGCTGCAACTGATGATGCCCGTGGCTGCGAAGGTGGGCGTGATCATTGGCAAGAACAGCGCCTGGTCGGAAGGTAGTGTCAAGGATTATGGCGGCCGACTTGGTCTGACCCTGTTTCGGATAGACAAACCTGAAGAGCTTGGCCGCGTATTGCGTGAAGAGCTGGGGGCCCTGGACGCCCTGGTATTACCAGTGGATGAAGGCCTGTTTGGGCCGGACAGCGCAAAACTGGTCCTGTTGACCAGCTATCGGCAACGACGCCCGGTGTTTGGTCCGGAGCAGAGCTATGTTCATGCGGGCAGTGCTGCAAGCCTGTTTGCCAGTGGTGGCGATCTGGTCTCCGAAACGCTGATTCAGCTGGACTCATTCAGGGCGCGTCACCGTTTCCGGCGCTCAGGTTTTGTTCATACCCCCTCCGTGATCGTTAACGAACACGTCGCCAACAGTTTTGACATGCGTTTCCACGACTCTGAAGCACTACGAGAAGCTCTCGAGGTGATGCCGTGA
- a CDS encoding ATP-binding protein, producing the protein MKAGAGIRKQLQLLGVVPALFMLGLLLVALTWQRFEDADRDLQALGSFMASQLASSSEYGVLAGNYSDLRRQAQLAMQQADLQYVVFRDNDGKVLLYEGREDRVAGSSIIEFHSGIYRQPLIDTDTMRVSANHRDAPVRIGEVVLGMSSSRLLARQKEILLASLIPAMSAMILGLWIAHYLARQIASPLNYLSGLLRTLRGGDYHVRGTSNLQGELGDLQSDINQLAGSLEEARIDQQSAINELQAAHKQAQTASQAKSDFLAMMSHELRTPMNGVLGMLQLLEQTRQSEEQHEYTQVALESTGHLLDVINDILDFSRIEAGRMDLDPVFFELDPLLDNSLSTFRYLAEKKGLYLKLEKDALISGKRVRTDPTRLRQVLNNLISNAIKFTNEGGITVSASAHQVREDWLDVKLAVKDTGIGIPEDKQSRLFQAFSQVDSSTSRRFGGTGLGLAIARKLSEMLGGTLTLSSSEGGGSTFTVSLRLFFRNEVSDDREIVLIGNDDAPRTLNGLVLLVEDNEVNLMVARRILEQMGVTVVTAVNGREALAKAEQRDFDCILMDVQMPVMDGMEATRLLRQWEREQGRVPMPVIALTANAMEEERERCLAAGMNAHLAKPFRRQQLSRVLTPYLTPERAQSGR; encoded by the coding sequence GTGAAGGCGGGGGCAGGCATCCGCAAGCAACTCCAGTTGCTCGGGGTGGTGCCGGCGTTATTCATGCTCGGCTTGTTGCTGGTGGCGTTGACCTGGCAACGTTTTGAGGATGCGGATCGTGATCTGCAGGCCCTGGGCAGCTTTATGGCTTCCCAGCTGGCGTCCTCTTCCGAGTACGGTGTGCTGGCGGGTAACTACAGCGACTTGCGCCGTCAGGCCCAACTGGCCATGCAGCAGGCCGATCTCCAGTACGTGGTATTCAGGGACAATGACGGCAAGGTGCTGCTGTACGAGGGGCGTGAAGACCGGGTGGCTGGCAGCAGTATTATCGAGTTTCACTCCGGAATTTATCGCCAGCCGCTGATCGATACAGACACCATGCGGGTGTCGGCCAATCACCGGGATGCTCCAGTGCGTATTGGTGAGGTGGTGTTGGGGATGTCCAGCTCCCGCTTGCTGGCGAGGCAGAAGGAGATCCTGCTTGCCAGCCTGATTCCCGCCATGTCGGCAATGATTCTTGGCCTGTGGATCGCCCATTATCTGGCTCGCCAGATTGCCTCGCCGCTGAACTATCTGTCGGGTCTGCTACGCACCCTGCGTGGTGGTGATTACCATGTGCGCGGCACCAGTAATCTGCAGGGTGAGCTGGGTGATTTGCAAAGCGACATCAACCAGCTTGCAGGTAGCCTGGAAGAAGCGCGAATAGACCAGCAGAGTGCCATCAACGAATTGCAGGCTGCGCACAAGCAGGCACAGACTGCCAGCCAGGCGAAGAGCGATTTTCTCGCCATGATGAGCCATGAGCTGCGCACACCCATGAACGGGGTGCTGGGCATGCTGCAGCTGCTTGAGCAAACCCGGCAGAGCGAAGAGCAGCACGAATATACCCAGGTGGCGCTGGAGTCCACTGGCCATCTGCTGGATGTGATCAACGACATCCTGGACTTTTCCCGCATCGAAGCCGGACGCATGGATCTGGACCCGGTCTTCTTCGAGCTGGACCCGTTGCTTGATAATAGCCTTTCCACCTTTCGTTACCTGGCCGAAAAAAAGGGCTTGTATCTGAAGCTGGAAAAGGATGCCTTGATCAGCGGTAAACGGGTCAGAACCGATCCGACGCGCCTGCGTCAGGTGCTCAACAACCTGATCTCCAACGCGATCAAGTTCACCAATGAAGGCGGCATCACCGTGAGTGCTTCCGCCCATCAGGTCCGCGAAGACTGGCTGGACGTGAAGCTGGCGGTGAAGGACACCGGCATCGGTATTCCTGAAGACAAGCAGTCCCGTCTTTTTCAGGCCTTTTCCCAGGTTGACTCTTCTACGTCGCGTCGCTTCGGTGGAACCGGGCTGGGGCTGGCTATTGCGCGCAAACTCAGCGAAATGCTGGGCGGGACGCTGACCCTGTCCAGCTCAGAGGGCGGAGGCAGTACCTTTACGGTGTCGTTGCGGTTGTTCTTCCGGAATGAGGTGAGTGATGATCGCGAGATTGTGCTGATTGGCAACGATGATGCTCCGCGCACCCTGAATGGCCTGGTGCTGCTGGTGGAAGATAACGAAGTCAACCTGATGGTGGCACGTCGTATTCTGGAGCAAATGGGAGTGACCGTGGTTACTGCCGTGAATGGCAGGGAGGCGCTGGCAAAAGCTGAGCAGCGCGATTTCGACTGTATCCTGATGGATGTGCAGATGCCGGTCATGGACGGCATGGAGGCTACACGTCTCCTCCGGCAGTGGGAGCGGGAGCAGGGCAGGGTGCCGATGCCGGTGATTGCGCTGACCGCCAATGCCATGGAAGAAGAGCGCGAGCGTTGCCTTGCTGCAGGCATGAATGCCCATCTGGCCAAACCCTTCCGGCGTCAGCAACTTAGTCGGGTATTGACCCCGTATCTGACCCCTGAACGTGCTCAATCCGGGCGCTGA
- the xseA gene encoding exodeoxyribonuclease VII large subunit, producing MSFSSRTDPLSISQLNLEAQGLLEGSFAVIWLQGELSNVSRPSSGHWYFSLKDSRAQISGAMFRNRNRLVDFNPQNGQQVLVRAKVTLYVPRGNFQIVVEHMEPAGQGALKAQFDALKAQLQAEGLFAQERKQSLPAWPNQIGVITSPSGAAIRDILQVLKRRCPSIPVVIYPAAVQGAEAPAQLHQALQLAIARNECDVLIIGRGGGSLEDLWAFNDEALTRAVADCPIPIVSAVGHEVDTGLTDFAADLRAPTPSAAAELVSPDLTVVSQRFGTLQRRLKWVMAQQLRGPKDRLRHLTQRLRSPRHHLEQSSQRLDELQARLQRQIRHQLRLTESRLLPAQQRLARVSPERLLEARQQRLENLTLRLPQPVLRKVEQQQLQLANLSKRLDTASPLQTLARGYSISFKGKQAMRSVNQLKPGDTVTTRLKDGEFSARIEHVQGSDTGSIPD from the coding sequence ATGAGCTTTTCATCCCGCACCGACCCCTTGTCCATCAGCCAGCTGAACCTGGAAGCCCAGGGCCTGCTGGAGGGCTCCTTTGCCGTCATCTGGCTCCAGGGGGAGCTTTCCAACGTTTCCCGCCCCTCTTCCGGCCACTGGTATTTCAGTCTCAAGGACAGCCGGGCCCAGATTAGCGGCGCCATGTTTCGAAATCGTAACAGGCTGGTGGATTTCAACCCCCAGAACGGCCAGCAGGTGCTGGTGCGCGCCAAAGTCACTCTGTATGTGCCACGCGGCAACTTCCAGATTGTGGTGGAACACATGGAGCCGGCCGGCCAGGGCGCACTCAAGGCGCAATTTGATGCACTCAAAGCGCAACTGCAGGCTGAGGGCCTGTTTGCCCAGGAGCGCAAGCAGTCGCTGCCAGCCTGGCCGAACCAGATTGGAGTGATTACCTCGCCCAGCGGGGCGGCCATCCGGGATATCCTTCAGGTTCTCAAACGCCGCTGTCCATCTATCCCTGTGGTCATCTACCCTGCGGCCGTTCAGGGCGCCGAAGCCCCTGCCCAGCTTCATCAGGCGCTGCAGCTGGCCATTGCCCGTAACGAATGCGACGTTCTGATTATCGGTCGGGGCGGCGGTTCACTGGAGGATTTGTGGGCCTTCAATGACGAAGCCCTGACGCGGGCGGTGGCGGACTGCCCTATCCCGATCGTTTCTGCGGTGGGCCACGAAGTCGATACCGGGCTCACCGACTTTGCCGCCGACTTGCGGGCCCCAACCCCCTCTGCAGCCGCCGAGCTGGTCAGCCCGGACCTGACAGTGGTCAGCCAGCGCTTCGGCACCCTGCAGCGAAGACTAAAGTGGGTCATGGCTCAGCAGCTGCGCGGCCCAAAGGATCGCCTGCGCCATCTGACCCAGCGACTGCGCTCACCGCGCCACCACCTGGAACAGAGCAGCCAGCGGCTGGATGAATTGCAGGCCCGCCTGCAACGGCAAATCCGTCATCAGTTGCGACTCACGGAAAGCCGGCTGCTGCCCGCCCAGCAGCGCCTGGCACGGGTCTCCCCGGAGCGCCTTCTGGAGGCTCGCCAGCAACGGCTGGAAAACCTCACTCTGCGCCTGCCACAACCTGTGCTGCGCAAGGTGGAACAGCAGCAACTTCAGTTGGCGAACCTGAGCAAGCGACTGGATACCGCCAGCCCCCTGCAAACGCTGGCCAGGGGTTACAGCATCAGCTTCAAGGGCAAGCAGGCGATGCGGTCAGTGAATCAGTTGAAGCCGGGGGATACGGTCACTACCCGGCTAAAGGACGGAGAGTTCAGCGCCCGGATTGAGCACGTTCAGGGGTCAGATACGGGGTCAATACCCGACTAA
- the guaB gene encoding IMP dehydrogenase, with protein MLRIVQEALTFDDVLLVPAHSNVLPKDVSLKSKLTRDISLNIPLVSAAMDTVTEYRLAITMAQEGGIGILHKSMDVEEQARNVRMVKKYESGVVKDPITIGPTATVAELLRLTEANNISGVPVVEGDKVVGIVTSRDTRFVTNFDQCVQDIMTGKDRLVTVKEGAGADEVQLLLHKNRIEKVLVVNDAGELRGMITVKDIEKARKYPNACKDSQGRLRVGAAVGTGAGTDERVAALVEAGVDVIVVDTAHGHSQGVLDRVAWVKKHFPEVQVIGGNIATAAAAKDLVAAGADAVKVGIGPGSICTTRIVAGIGVPQITAISDVAAALEGTGVPLIADGGIRFSGDIAKAVAAGASAIMIGSLLAGTEEAPGEVELYQGGYYKAYRGMGSLGAMSGKTGSSDRYFQDASAGIEKLVPEGIEGRVPYKGPMSAIVHQLMGGLRASMGYTGCGTVEEMRTKPEFVKVTNAGMKESHVHDVTITKEAPNYPVG; from the coding sequence ATGCTCAGAATCGTGCAAGAGGCATTGACGTTCGACGACGTTCTGCTTGTGCCCGCCCATTCCAATGTGCTGCCCAAGGATGTGTCCCTGAAGAGTAAGCTGACTCGGGACATTTCACTTAACATCCCGCTGGTCTCCGCAGCCATGGACACGGTCACCGAGTACCGTCTGGCCATCACCATGGCCCAGGAAGGCGGCATTGGCATCCTTCACAAGAGCATGGATGTGGAAGAGCAGGCGCGTAACGTGCGCATGGTGAAGAAATACGAGTCCGGCGTGGTGAAAGATCCGATCACCATCGGCCCGACCGCCACCGTGGCCGAGCTGCTCCGTTTGACCGAAGCCAACAATATTTCCGGTGTGCCGGTGGTCGAGGGTGACAAGGTAGTTGGCATCGTGACCAGCCGCGATACCCGCTTCGTGACCAATTTCGACCAGTGTGTTCAGGACATCATGACCGGCAAGGACCGGTTGGTGACCGTGAAGGAAGGCGCGGGTGCAGACGAAGTGCAGCTGCTGCTGCACAAGAATCGTATTGAGAAGGTGCTGGTGGTCAATGATGCTGGCGAGTTGCGCGGCATGATCACCGTTAAGGATATCGAGAAGGCCCGCAAATATCCCAATGCCTGCAAAGACTCCCAGGGCCGCCTTCGTGTCGGCGCGGCTGTCGGTACGGGTGCAGGCACCGATGAGCGCGTTGCTGCACTGGTCGAGGCCGGGGTGGACGTGATTGTGGTCGATACGGCCCACGGTCATTCCCAGGGTGTGCTGGATCGAGTGGCCTGGGTGAAGAAACACTTCCCGGAAGTGCAGGTTATCGGTGGCAACATCGCCACTGCTGCTGCCGCCAAGGATCTTGTGGCAGCGGGTGCTGATGCCGTGAAAGTCGGTATCGGCCCGGGTTCCATCTGCACGACCCGTATTGTGGCCGGCATCGGTGTGCCGCAAATTACTGCCATTTCTGATGTGGCTGCTGCACTGGAAGGCACCGGGGTTCCGCTGATTGCCGATGGAGGCATTCGCTTCTCCGGCGACATCGCCAAAGCCGTTGCGGCCGGCGCCAGCGCCATCATGATCGGTTCACTGCTCGCGGGTACAGAAGAAGCGCCTGGCGAGGTGGAGCTGTATCAGGGCGGTTACTACAAGGCCTACCGTGGCATGGGGTCTCTGGGTGCCATGTCTGGCAAGACTGGCTCTTCAGACCGTTATTTCCAGGATGCTTCAGCTGGTATCGAGAAGCTGGTGCCGGAAGGTATCGAAGGTCGGGTTCCGTACAAAGGCCCGATGAGTGCCATCGTCCACCAGCTGATGGGCGGTCTGCGTGCCTCCATGGGTTACACCGGTTGTGGCACCGTGGAAGAGATGCGCACCAAGCCGGAGTTCGTGAAGGTGACCAACGCCGGTATGAAGGAATCCCACGTTCACGACGTGACCATTACCAAGGAGGCGCCGAATTACCCGGTTGGGTGA
- the guaA gene encoding glutamine-hydrolyzing GMP synthase, which translates to MQDIHAQRILILDFGSQYTQLIARRVREIGVYCEIRAFDMTAEEISEFAPKGIILSGGPESVTAAETPRAPQAVFEAGVPVLGICYGMQTMAEQLGGKVVAGEKHEFGYARVEKAEKNSLLDGIVDHEEHGKEFLDVWMSHGDRVGATPEGFKVIATTGSCPIAAMANEEKRFFGIQFHPEVTHTLQGGRLLERFVRELCACEALWTPSNIINDAIETIREQVGGDEVILGLSGGVDSSVVAALLHKAIGEQLTCVFVDNGLLRHQEGDQVMEMFADNMGVKVIRVDAEDNFLGKLAGEADPEKKRKIIGNTFIEIFDEEAGKLKNANWLAQGTIYPDVIESAASKTGKAHVIKSHHNVGGLPEDMKLKLVEPLRELFKDEVRKIGLELGLPYDMVYRHPFPGPGLGVRILGEVKKEYADTLRLADHIFIEELRAAGLYHKTSQAFAVFLPVKSVGVVGDARRYEYVVALRAVETIDFMTARWAHLPYEFLELVSSRIINEIPGISRVTYDISSKPPATIEWE; encoded by the coding sequence ATGCAAGACATCCATGCCCAGCGCATTCTCATTCTGGACTTCGGTTCCCAGTACACCCAGCTGATCGCGCGTCGTGTGCGTGAGATCGGTGTTTACTGTGAGATACGTGCCTTCGACATGACCGCTGAGGAAATCAGCGAGTTTGCACCCAAGGGGATCATCCTCTCCGGTGGCCCTGAATCCGTAACGGCCGCAGAGACGCCGCGTGCACCGCAGGCGGTGTTTGAGGCGGGTGTGCCGGTGCTGGGTATTTGCTATGGCATGCAGACCATGGCGGAGCAGCTGGGCGGCAAGGTGGTGGCTGGCGAAAAGCACGAGTTCGGCTACGCTCGCGTTGAAAAGGCTGAAAAGAACAGTCTTCTGGATGGCATTGTCGATCACGAAGAGCACGGCAAGGAATTTCTGGACGTGTGGATGAGCCATGGTGACCGTGTTGGCGCCACCCCGGAAGGATTCAAGGTGATTGCCACTACTGGCAGTTGTCCGATTGCTGCCATGGCCAACGAAGAGAAACGTTTCTTCGGTATCCAGTTTCATCCGGAAGTGACTCACACCCTGCAGGGCGGTCGTCTGCTTGAGCGTTTCGTGCGCGAGCTGTGTGCCTGTGAAGCGCTGTGGACCCCGAGCAATATCATCAACGATGCCATTGAAACCATCCGTGAGCAGGTGGGTGGTGATGAAGTGATTCTGGGTCTGTCAGGTGGTGTGGATTCTTCCGTGGTCGCGGCCCTGCTGCACAAGGCGATCGGCGAGCAGCTCACCTGTGTGTTTGTGGACAACGGTCTGCTGCGTCACCAGGAAGGCGATCAGGTCATGGAAATGTTTGCCGACAACATGGGTGTGAAAGTGATCCGTGTGGATGCCGAGGACAACTTCCTTGGCAAGCTGGCGGGCGAGGCGGATCCTGAGAAGAAGCGCAAGATCATCGGTAATACTTTCATCGAGATCTTTGATGAAGAGGCCGGCAAGCTGAAGAATGCCAACTGGCTGGCCCAGGGCACCATCTACCCGGACGTGATCGAATCTGCCGCCAGCAAAACCGGCAAGGCGCACGTGATCAAGAGTCACCACAATGTGGGCGGTCTGCCAGAAGACATGAAGCTCAAGCTGGTCGAGCCGCTGCGCGAGTTGTTCAAGGATGAAGTGCGCAAGATCGGTCTCGAGCTGGGGCTGCCCTATGACATGGTTTACCGTCATCCCTTCCCGGGACCGGGTCTGGGTGTGCGCATCCTTGGCGAAGTGAAGAAAGAGTATGCCGATACCCTGCGTCTGGCAGACCATATCTTCATCGAAGAGCTGCGTGCTGCGGGCTTGTACCACAAGACAAGTCAGGCGTTCGCGGTGTTCCTGCCAGTGAAGTCCGTGGGCGTGGTGGGCGATGCCCGTCGCTACGAATACGTGGTAGCGCTGCGCGCGGTGGAAACCATCGACTTCATGACGGCTCGCTGGGCACATCTGCCCTATGAGTTCCTTGAACTGGTTTCCAGCCGTATCATCAACGAAATCCCGGGCATTAGCCGGGTGACCTACGACATCTCGTCTAAACCGCCAGCTACCATTGAGTGGGAGTAA
- the infC gene encoding translation initiation factor IF-3, protein MEVHDIKRGGNKGREQRARINQQIQATDVRLIDVDGEQLGIVTLQEALENATSKQLDLVEISPGAEPPVCRIMDYGKHLFEAKQKAKDGRKKQRQTQVKEIKFRPGTDIGDYEVKLRNLRRFLEAGDKTKITVRFRGREMAHQELGRDLLERIEKDLEEIGTVEQRPNMEGRQMIMVIGPGKKKK, encoded by the coding sequence TTGGAGGTTCACGACATTAAGCGTGGAGGCAATAAGGGCCGCGAGCAACGCGCCCGAATTAATCAGCAAATCCAGGCAACCGACGTTCGGTTGATCGATGTGGACGGCGAACAGCTGGGAATTGTGACCCTGCAGGAAGCCCTTGAGAACGCCACTTCTAAACAGCTGGATCTGGTAGAAATCTCCCCTGGTGCGGAACCGCCTGTTTGCCGAATCATGGATTACGGCAAACATCTGTTTGAGGCGAAACAAAAGGCCAAAGACGGGCGCAAGAAGCAGCGTCAGACTCAGGTCAAGGAAATCAAATTCCGTCCCGGCACCGATATCGGCGACTATGAGGTGAAACTGCGTAACCTCAGAAGGTTCCTCGAGGCCGGCGACAAAACCAAGATTACCGTTCGCTTCCGCGGCCGGGAAATGGCGCACCAGGAGCTGGGCCGGGATCTGCTCGAGCGTATCGAGAAGGACCTGGAAGAAATCGGCACTGTTGAGCAACGCCCGAATATGGAAGGTCGCCAGATGATCATGGTGATCGGCCCGGGCAAAAAGAAGAAGTAA
- the rpmI gene encoding 50S ribosomal protein L35, which produces MPKIKTNRGAAKRFKKTASGFKRKQAFKNHILTKKSSKTIRQLRPKTEVHESDVALVKRMMPYA; this is translated from the coding sequence ATGCCTAAGATCAAGACAAATCGTGGGGCTGCCAAGCGTTTCAAAAAAACCGCCTCCGGTTTCAAGCGCAAGCAGGCATTCAAAAACCACATTCTGACCAAGAAGTCCTCCAAGACTATCCGTCAGCTGCGTCCGAAAACCGAGGTACATGAGTCTGATGTAGCTCTGGTTAAACGCATGATGCCCTACGCATAA
- the rplT gene encoding 50S ribosomal protein L20 translates to MARVKRGVQARRRHKKILKQAKGYYGARSRVYRVAVQAVTKAGQYAYRDRKVRKRQFRRLWIVRINAAARLNGMSYSRLIDGLKKASIDIDRKVLADIAVRDLATFSALAEKAKASLAA, encoded by the coding sequence ATGGCACGAGTAAAACGTGGTGTGCAGGCCCGTCGTCGGCACAAGAAGATTCTCAAGCAGGCTAAAGGCTACTACGGTGCCCGCAGCCGTGTTTATCGCGTAGCGGTTCAGGCCGTTACCAAAGCCGGTCAGTACGCTTACCGCGACCGTAAGGTTCGCAAGCGTCAGTTCCGTCGTCTGTGGATTGTTCGTATCAACGCCGCTGCGCGTCTGAACGGCATGTCCTACAGCCGTCTGATCGATGGTCTGAAAAAAGCGTCCATCGACATCGACCGTAAAGTACTGGCGGACATCGCTGTTCGCGATCTGGCGACCTTTAGCGCTTTGGCCGAAAAAGCCAAAGCGAGTCTTGCCGCCTGA
- the pheS gene encoding phenylalanine--tRNA ligase subunit alpha — MENLNALVDAALAEVEQAGDIRALDDVRVKYLGKKGEISALMKGLGKLSAEERPQAGAVINEGKEKVQGAISARKTLLEEAALAEQLASETVDVTLPGRGDMPGNLHPVNRMRRRIEDFFLRLGFDIAEGPEVEDDFHNFEALNIPSHHPARAMHDTFYFGDGRLLRTHTSPVQVRVMEQGKPPFRIIAPGRVYRCDSDLTHTPMFHQVEGLLVDKDITFADLRGTVAEFLRFIFEVEDLPVRFRPSYFPFTEPSAEVDVGCVSCGGEGCRVCSHTGWIEIMGCGMVHPKVLEHGGVDANEYSGFAFGMGIERITMLRYGVNDLRLFFENDTRFLSQFS, encoded by the coding sequence ATGGAAAATCTCAATGCCCTGGTCGACGCTGCCCTGGCAGAAGTCGAACAAGCTGGCGATATCCGGGCCCTGGACGATGTACGGGTGAAGTACCTGGGTAAGAAGGGGGAAATCAGCGCGCTGATGAAGGGCCTGGGCAAGCTGAGCGCGGAAGAGCGTCCCCAGGCTGGTGCGGTGATCAATGAGGGTAAGGAAAAGGTGCAGGGTGCCATTTCTGCTCGCAAGACCCTGCTGGAAGAGGCGGCTCTGGCCGAGCAGCTGGCCAGCGAAACCGTGGATGTAACCCTGCCGGGTCGTGGTGACATGCCGGGCAATCTGCACCCGGTGAACCGCATGCGTCGCCGCATTGAGGATTTCTTTCTGCGCCTGGGCTTTGATATTGCCGAAGGGCCGGAAGTGGAAGATGATTTCCACAACTTTGAAGCCCTGAATATCCCGTCCCATCACCCTGCGCGGGCCATGCACGACACCTTCTATTTTGGTGATGGTCGACTATTGCGTACCCACACCTCGCCGGTGCAGGTGCGGGTGATGGAGCAGGGCAAGCCGCCGTTTCGGATCATCGCGCCGGGCCGGGTGTATCGTTGTGACTCCGACCTGACCCATACCCCCATGTTCCACCAGGTCGAAGGCCTGTTGGTGGACAAGGACATTACGTTTGCCGACCTGCGTGGCACCGTGGCCGAATTCCTGCGCTTCATCTTCGAAGTGGAAGACCTGCCGGTGCGTTTCCGTCCCAGCTATTTCCCGTTCACCGAGCCCAGCGCCGAAGTGGATGTGGGTTGTGTCAGCTGTGGTGGTGAAGGCTGTCGGGTGTGTTCGCATACCGGCTGGATCGAGATCATGGGCTGCGGCATGGTGCATCCCAAAGTGCTTGAGCACGGTGGTGTGGACGCCAACGAGTACAGCGGTTTTGCCTTCGGCATGGGTATCGAGCGGATCACCATGCTGCGCTATGGCGTCAATGACCTGCGGCTGTTCTTTGAAAACGATACCCGTTTCCTGTCCCAGTTCAGCTAA